A stretch of the Cucurbita pepo subsp. pepo cultivar mu-cu-16 chromosome LG16, ASM280686v2, whole genome shotgun sequence genome encodes the following:
- the LOC111777458 gene encoding mediator of RNA polymerase II transcription subunit 32-like isoform X1, translating into MLARHVSPLVGCFLDMDSLVDSLNNAYQEFVSGAANVLEANEASGAQKTAATDAALENFKQKWELFRVACDQAEEFVESVKQRIGSECLVDEATGSLAGKSGQAAATAATAGLPPISAVRLEQMSKAVRWLVIELQHGSGAAAAAAAAASASAHSHPSAPFDARFTEDATQ; encoded by the exons ATGTTGGCTAGGCATGTATCTCCATTGGTAGGATGCTTTTTAG ATATGGATAGCCTAGTGGACTCTTTAAATAACGCATATCAGGAGTTTGTTTCTGGAGCAGCCAATGTCCTTGAAGCAAACGAGGCCTCAGGGGCTCAGAAGACAGCAGCAACCGATGCGgctcttgaaaattttaaacagAAATGGGAGCTATTCAGGGTAGCTTGTGATCAAGCAGAGGAATTTGTGGAGTCTGTGAAGCAAAGGATAGGATCAGAGTGCCTTGTTGATGAGGCCACTGGTTCACTGGCTGGCAAGTCTGGGCAGGCggccgccaccgccgccactGCCGGCCTTCCTCCGATCAGTGCCGTTCGGTTGGAACAGATGAGCAAGGCTGTGAGATGGCTTGTGATTGAGCTGCAGCATGGGTCAggagctgctgctgctgctgctgctgcagctTCTGCTTCAGCACACTCCCACCCTTCTGC
- the LOC111777458 gene encoding mediator of RNA polymerase II transcription subunit 32-like isoform X2: MDSLVDSLNNAYQEFVSGAANVLEANEASGAQKTAATDAALENFKQKWELFRVACDQAEEFVESVKQRIGSECLVDEATGSLAGKSGQAAATAATAGLPPISAVRLEQMSKAVRWLVIELQHGSGAAAAAAAAASASAHSHPSAPFDARFTEDATQ; this comes from the coding sequence ATGGATAGCCTAGTGGACTCTTTAAATAACGCATATCAGGAGTTTGTTTCTGGAGCAGCCAATGTCCTTGAAGCAAACGAGGCCTCAGGGGCTCAGAAGACAGCAGCAACCGATGCGgctcttgaaaattttaaacagAAATGGGAGCTATTCAGGGTAGCTTGTGATCAAGCAGAGGAATTTGTGGAGTCTGTGAAGCAAAGGATAGGATCAGAGTGCCTTGTTGATGAGGCCACTGGTTCACTGGCTGGCAAGTCTGGGCAGGCggccgccaccgccgccactGCCGGCCTTCCTCCGATCAGTGCCGTTCGGTTGGAACAGATGAGCAAGGCTGTGAGATGGCTTGTGATTGAGCTGCAGCATGGGTCAggagctgctgctgctgctgctgctgcagctTCTGCTTCAGCACACTCCCACCCTTCTGC
- the LOC111777026 gene encoding agamous-like MADS-box protein AGL61, with amino-acid sequence MKKSLGRRKIEIKKLEKKSTQQVTFSKRRAGLFNKAAELSVLCGAEIAILVASSRNKLYTFGHPNVESLLDRFLTGNSAPPKPAEAYLPLDELNRDFDDVAAEYDIEKRRTAERLSNDRFWWDEPLESMKIDELKRFRSSLVDLRGKVAERVEKFTAMRKEGSLLPALQPSTPPSIDLVENLERPPTPPPSIGRFGNLQWPSTPPSIDLVENLQRPPTSPSIGLFENLQWPSTPPSIDLVENLQQPQTPPSIGLFEKIQWPSTPPSIDFVESLQWSPMPSIHLVENDQCLLSSFQISGNHSVARGLNMLD; translated from the coding sequence ATGAAGAAATCTCTCGGTCGCcggaaaattgaaataaagaagCTTGAGAAGAAGAGTACCCAGCAAGTTACCTTCTCTAAACGCCGCGCCGGACTCTTCAACAAGGCGGCGGAGCTTTCCGTTCTGTGCGGTGCTGAGATCGCGATCCTCGTCGCCTCTTCCCGCAACAAGCTCTATACATTCGGTCATCCCAATGTTGAGTCGCTCTTGGATCGTTTTCTCACCGGAAATTCTGCTCCGCCTAAGCCGGCAGAGGCCTACCTCCCTTTGGACGAGTTGAACCGCGATTTTGACGATGTGGCCGCAGAGTACGACATCGAGAAGAGGCGCACGGCAGAGCGGTTGAGTAACGATCGATTTTGGTGGGATGAGCCGCTGGAATCTATGAAAATCGACGAACTGAAGCGATTCCGGTCGTCGTTGGTGGATCTGAGAGGAAAAGTGGCGGAGAGAGTGGAGAAATTTACGGCTATGAGAAAAGAAGGATCTCTGTTACCTGCTCTGCAGCCGTCGACACCTCCATCGATCGACCTCGTCGAAAACCTCGAACGGCCGCCGACGCCTCCTCCATCAATTGGCCGCTTCGGAAACCTCCAATGGCCGTCGACGCCTCCATCGATTGACCTGGTCGAAAATCTCCAACGGCCGCCGACATCTCCATCAATTGGCCTCTTCGAAAACCTCCAATGGCCGTCGACGCCTCCATCGATCGACCTCGTCGAAAATCTCCAACAGCCGCAGACGCCTCCATCAATTGGCCTCTTCGAAAAAATCCAATGGCCGTCGACGCCTCCATCGATTGACTTCGTCGAAAGCCTCCAATGGTCGCCGATGCCGTCGATTCATCTTGTTGAAAACGACCAATGTCTGCTATCGTCGTTTCAGATCTCTGGAAACCACTCTGTCGCACGCGGACTGAATATGCTAGACTAG
- the LOC111777826 gene encoding BURP domain-containing protein BNM2A-like, with product MQEKAIVHNLTLIFLFLLVLETNTSHAKMIETSKDPSLNVFFSPNDLKLGKNMPIFFPIKNISQIPKPLTQETAEKIPFSSTNLSYLLNFFSISKASPQAKAMEYTLTQCELEPMEGETKFCATSLDSLYHLTSSVFGFDGGDHGGVKAEATKYPKNFKTELQKYTILEEPIKIWAPKILSCHLMPYPYLVMYCHSQVSDTMLYKVVVVGENGDRVEALAICHVDTSEWDSDHVVFRVLNVVPGASAVCHFYPQDNIVFVPNVES from the exons atgCAAGAGAAGGCCATTGTTCATAACTTGACTCtcattttcctcttccttcttgttcttgag ACGAACACGAGCCATGCCAAGATGATCGAAACAAGCAAAGATCCATCACTCAACGTGTTCTTCAGTCCCAACGATCTAAAACTCGGAAAAAACATGCCAATCTTCTTCCCAATCAAGAACATATCTCAAATCCCAAAACCCCTCACTCAAGAAACAGCTGAAAAAATCCCTTTCTCATCCACAAATCTCTCTTACCTTCTTAATTTCTTCTCAATCTCTAAAGCTTCCCCACAAGCCAAGGCCATGGAGTACACTCTAACACAATGCGAGCTTGAGCCCATGGAAGGAGAGACCAAGTTTTGCGCCACCTCTTTAGACTCCTTATACCACTTGACCAGCAGCGTTTTTGGATTTGACGGCGGCGACCACGGCGGCGTGAAGGCTGAGGCCACTAAGTATCCTAAGAATTTCAAGACAGAATTGCAAAAGTACACGATTTTGGAGGAACCCATTAAAATTTGGGCTCCAAAAATATTGTCTTGTCATTTGATGCCATACCCTTATTTGGTGATGTATTGTCATAGCCAAGTGAGTGATACTATGTTGTATAAGGTGGTTGTTGTGGGGGAAAATGGTGATAGAGTTGAGGCGTTGGCTATTTGTCATGTTGATACCTCTGAATGGGATAGTGATCATGTGGTGTTTAGAGTGCTCAATGTTGTGCCTGGTGCCTCAGCTGTTTGTCATTTCTATCCTCAAGACAACATTGTTTTTGTTCCTAATGTTGAGTCTTAG
- the LOC111776919 gene encoding BURP domain-containing protein BNM2A-like, whose amino-acid sequence MALRLEATSCSLIRLGLLIIMVAQQSAARKLTDGYEKDIEQFVNMKINDQTNTHIKEVDDGHQKMSKNHMHVHAPSHMEHLDPLLYVFFTLGDLKAGKKMPIYFPYSRPSETPKLLPREEAESIPFSTSQLEYLLTLFSFPRDSPQAKAVEYTLKQCELESINGETKFCATSLESMLDFAIKMLGSETQLKVLTSSRLSNSTVLLQNYTILEEPRETVAAKMVACHSMPYPYAIFYCHCQESNNRLFEILLVAENGDRVKASAICHMDTSQWDKDHASFKVLKTKPGASHVCHFVSTDSLVWLAA is encoded by the exons ATGGCTTTGCGCCTTGAAGCTACTTCTTGTTCTCTCATCCGTCTTGGTTTACTCATTATAATG GTTGCACAACAAAGTGCTGCTAGGAAATTAACAGATGGCTATGAAAAAGACATAGAACAGTTTGTGAATATGAAGATTAATGATCAGACAAACACCCATATTAAGGAAGTTGATGATGGCCATCAGAAGATGAGTAAGAATCATATGCATGTTCATGCACCATCTCACATGGAGCATTTAGATCCtttattatatgttttctTCACCTTAGGTGATTTGAAAGCTGGAAAAAAAATGCCTATTTACTTCCCTTACTCAAGGCCATCCGAAACCCCAAAGTTACTGCCTAGAGAAGAAGCTGAATCCATTCCTTTCTCCACATCACAACTTGAATACCTGCTAACTCTATTCTCTTTTCCAAGAGACTCTCCTCAAGCCAAAGCTGTGGAGTATACCCTGAAGCAGTGCGAGCTCGAATCCATCAATGGAGAGACCAAATTCTGTGCCACTTCTTTAGAATCAATGCTGGATTTTGCTATAAAAATGTTGGGAAGTGAGACCCAATTGAAAGTTTTGACTAGCTCACGTCTCTCCAACTCCACTGTCCTCCTTCAAAACTATACCATTTTGGAGGAACCCAGAGAAACAGTGGCTGCAAAAATGGTGGCATGTCATAGCATGCCTTACCCTTATGCCATTTTTTACTGTCATTGCCAAGAGAGTAATAATAGGCTGTTTGAGATTCTACTAGTGGCTGAGAATGGTGATAGAGTGAAAGCTAGTGCCATTTGCCACATGGATACCTCTCAGTGGGATAAAGATCATGCCTCGTTTAAAGTTCTGAAAACTAAACCAGGAGCTTCTCATGTCTGCCATTTTGTCTCTACTGATAGTTTAGTTTGGCTAGCTGCCTAA
- the LOC111777788 gene encoding organ-specific protein S2-like has product MKLSLAFFLLLSLVLFVDVSDGSRKDQGKYWKKMMKNEEIPEMLKELLFDDSMVENQKQRFMNNFDPHPNAIIYHAHAHAHGHGAATPRRNIDIKFNPTGANSAP; this is encoded by the exons ATGAAGCTGtctcttgctttctttcttctcctttctcttgTTCTG ttcgTAGATGTAAGCGATGGAAGCAGGAAAGATCAAGGGAAGTATTGgaaaaagatgatgaaaaatgaagaaattccaGAGATGTTGAAAGAGCTGTTGTTTGATGATTCAATGGTGGAGAATCAAAAGCAACGGTTTATGAACAACTTTGATCCTCATCCAAATGCTATTATATACCATGCTCATGCTCATGCTCATGGCCATGGGGCTGCTACTCCTAGGCGTAATattgatatcaaattcaaCCCCACCGGTGCCAATTCAGCACCATGA
- the LOC111777638 gene encoding putative proline-rich receptor-like protein kinase PERK6 — translation MSSSSDSPSPTSDSSSSPPPPPSDSSPPPPSGSSPPPPSGSSPPPPSGSSPSPPSGSSPPPPSGSSPPPPSGSSPPPPSGSSPPPPSDSSPPPSNDSPPPPADASPPPTPPDSSSSPRPPRRQDSKSSSPPSPPPPHGSSRHSPSPPPKSITHHSQSANSSSGGSKADALPIFTGLAVAVGFMLLAVVLMFFACRRKKQNQNSDSMGFDEPSSPRSGDPYYMRMNYNWNNQNEHVVNITPVGGGGQGGEWPQPPPPPPTPPPLGIVSSDMSSNNSGPHGPVLPPPHPSVALGFNKCTFTFDELMAATGGFSPANLLGQGGFGYVHKGVLPNGKEIAVKSLKSGSGQGGREFAAEVEIISRVHHRHLVSLIGHCIAGERKLLVYEFVPNNNLQFHLRGKGQSPLDWPTRVKIALGSAKGLAYLHEDCHPRIIHRDIKTANILIDMSFEAKVADFGLVKLNQGNDTHISTRVMGTFGYLAPEYASSGKLTEKSDVFSFGVVLLELITGRRPMDTMGEFMEESLVDWARPLCMQAMKEANYEVLADPRLEKKYTAPEMGCMVACASACIRHSARRRPKMSQVVRALEGDVSLEDMSDGVKAGQSSYFGSSTTSENDTSSDTADVKRLQKKAMDSREEISSDCGGTSEYGLNPSATSGEISLKPGRQSSPNVRTT, via the exons ATGTCTTCTTCATCGGATTCTCCCTCGCCTACCTCGGATTCTTCATCGTcgccgccgcctccgccgTCTGATTCTTCTCCGCCTCCGCCGTCTGGTTCCTCTCCGCCTCCGCCGTCTGGTTCCTCTCCGCCTCCGCCGTCGGGTTCCTCTCCGTCTCCGCCGTCGGGTTCCTCTCCGCCTCCGCCGTCTGGTTCCTCTCCGCCTCCGCCGTCTGGTTCCTCTCCGCCTCCGCCGTCTGGTTCCTCTCCGCCTCCGCCGTCTGATTCTTCTCCACCTCCGTCGAACGATTCTCCTCCACCTCCGGCGGACGCATCGCCGCCGCCGACGCCTCCtgattcctcttcttcacCCCGACCGCCACGACGTCAAGATTCGAAATCTTCATCTCCTCCatctcctccgccgccgcacGGTTCCTCTAGGCATTCTCCTTCGCCTCCTCCGAAATCGATTACGCATCACTCCCAATCCGCAAACTCCTCATCCGGCGGCTCTAAAGCCGATGCGTTGCCGATCTTTACAGGACTGGCGGTGGCGGTAGGATTTATGCTACTCGCCGTGGTTTTAATGTTCTTCGCTTGCAGGCGAAAGAAACAGAACCAAAATAGTGATTCCATGGGCTTCGATGAACCGTCTTCTCCGagaa GTGGGGATCCATATTACATGAGAATGAATTACAACTGGAACAACCAAAACGAACACGTCGTGAACATAACGCCAGTCGGCGGCGGAGGGCAAGGAGGAGAATGGCCGCAgccgccgcctccgccgccgaCTCCTCCGCCGTTGGGAATAGTTAGCAGTGATATGAGTTCGAATAACTCGGGGCCACACGGGCCGGTGTTGCCGCCGCCTCACCCGTCGGTGGCGCTAGGGTTCAATAAGTGCACGTTCACATTCGACGAGCTGATGGCAGCGACGGGGGGATTCTCTCCGGCGAACCTGTTAGGGCAAGGGGGATTCGGGTACGTTCACAAAGGAGTTTTGCCTAACGGCAAGGAAATTGCAGTGAAGAGCCTGAAATCGGGAAGTGGTCAAGGAGGTCGGGAATTCGCGGCGGAAGTGGAGATCATTAGCCGCGTTCACCACCGCCATTTGGTGTCGTTAATCGGACATTGCATCGCCGGTGAACGGAAGTTGTTGGTTTACGAATTTGTCCCTAATAACAACCTCCAATTCCACCTTCGCG GCAAGGGGCAGTCACCGTTGGACTGGCCAACCAGGGTGAAGATAGCATTGGGCTCAGCCAAGGGCCTCGCCTATCTCCACGAAGACT GTCATCCTCGCATCATTCATCGAGATATCAAGActgcaaatattctcatagACATGAGTTTCGAAGCCAAGG TGGCTGATTTTGGGTTGGTGAAGCTCAATCAAGGCAACGATACTCACATATCGACTCGTGTCATGGGCACATTTGG ATATTTAGCTCCGGAATATGCATCATCGGGGAAGCTAACAGAGAAATCAGACGTATTTTCATTTGGAGTAGTGCTTTTGGAACTGATCACCGGAAGGCGACCAATGGACACAATGGGGGAGTTCATGGAGGAAAGCTTAGTAGATTGG GCGAGACCTCTGTGCATGCAAGCAATGAAGGAAGCAAACTATGAGGTGCTGGCTGATCCACGGTTGGAGAAGAAGTACACCGCCCCCGAAATGGGCTGCATGGTCGCTTGTGCCTCCGCTTGTATCCGTCATTCGGCTCGACGCCGTCCCAAAATGAGTCAG GTGGTGAGAGCTTTGGAAGGTGACGTGTCACTGGAGGATATGAGCGACGGAGTAAAGGCGGGGCAGAGCTCGTACTTCGGCTCAAGCACGACCTCGGAGAACGACACAAGCTCCGATACCGCGGACGTGAAGAGGCTCCAAAAGAAAGCGATGGACAGCCGGGAGGAAATAAGCAGCGATTGCGGCGGCACTAGCGAGTATGGACTAAACCCGTCGGCAACAAGCGGCGAGATCAGCTTGAAGCCCGGCCGCCAGTCATCCCCAAACGTACGGACCACCTAA